From Camelina sativa cultivar DH55 chromosome 20, Cs, whole genome shotgun sequence, the proteins below share one genomic window:
- the LOC109131181 gene encoding agamous-like MADS-box protein AGL53, producing MFKKASELSILCDIEVRDRELVKTWPEYQSKVRDMAERFSKLNNRERRKKSTNLSLFLNKKTLKNKKTSFNIKDNKFSEKVLEMEASLESALRVLQDKLLRLQNQTEPDQNPVVSSAGFFTTDPSLMSGTVQDL from the coding sequence ATGTTTAAGAAAGCCTCCGAGCTTTCAATCTTGTGCGATATCGAAGTCCGTGACAGAGAACTCGTCAAGACATGGCCGGAATATCAATCCAAGGTTCGAGACATGGCAGAAAGATTCAGCAAATTAAACAATAGAGAGCGACGCAAGAAAAGCACAaacctttctctgtttctgaatAAGAAGACcctaaaaaacaagaagacatcTTTTAATATCAAGGACAACAAATTCTCTGAAAAAGTATTGGAGATGGAGGCTTCGTTAGAGAGTGCTCTACGGGTGTTACAAGATAAGCTTCTTCGGTTACAGAACCAGACAGAACCCGATCAGAACCCTGTGGTGTCTTCCGCCGGTTTCTTCACAACAGATCCATCATTGATGAGCGGAACAGTACAAGACCTATAG